acagaaacaaaagattttttttttttttggggggattttgtTTAGTCACAAACAGAtctagaagaaaaataaaatacacaattGTTCTCATTTGAACGACAAACGGGGGATTAAAAAATGGGTACACCACCAGTCCATTTCTCTGCCTGTTGTTCCACAGAGACACCAGGCGGCAAACGAACCTGGCCCGGAAAAATGATTTTCACCTCTTCAAATCTTGAAGTTTTGTATCATAGTTTATCAGCAGGACAGACCTGCACCAGCTTCTTTCCTCTGGTCCAGCACCTCTGCCGAGAACGTGCTGGTCATACTTCCTCCGTTACACACCTGGTTTCTGATCAAGAACCAGTTAACCATAATCCACTGTCACTTGCAGCCAATTTGTCTTTTCAGCGCATAGAGTCGGCCTTTCATCAAGAATCGAGAAGTCAGCGTGCGTCTCTGTCACTGCAAGCTTTCTCAAGGCAGGCCATCAGAGAGCTATGGCTGCTCCGAAAAAGACTTGAAAAAAGAATATTGTACAcccattttgttatttatttagaaagaaagagaaagagacaacatGAAGCAGTGGACCGAGGACTCTAAGTTCCGATTATGTCCGGAACCAGACAGAATTTCTGGCCGTATGCAGGAAGGAAGAAGAATTAAGTGTCCAGTTTGCCCATCTACACTGAGCATTTACAAACAACATGTCTGAACTGAAAGCACTTTACagttaccccccccccctttgggCTTCATCATGACATTGACAGTCTGTTTGTGAGCGCACGGTCCGTGTGTATGAACTGGTCAaagatgttgtgtgtgttggcgtGTGGGATATCGAGTGTATACCTACTCACTGTCACTGAACATATTTGTATACTAGTCAGGGACGCTGACTACACTAGTATACCTTCCAGTGACACCGAACAGAGCGTGCGTATCTGTACACGTGGGTTCTATTTGTTACGATCTAGAAGGTGCATCCTCGAAGCTGATAATGCTGGACTCTGGGTGTTGCGCTCCGCCTGTGGACGGCCCTCCGCTGCTCTGCGACATTGAGgatgaggaggtggaggagagcGAGCCGCCGACCGGTCCCCCTGCTGCTGGTCTcggcgtggaggaggggtcacGCCCACCCGGGAGGAGCGGCTGTGTGTCGGTCCTGACCTCGTCGTCGTCGTCATCTTCTTCGTCGTCCATGCTGGGCCAGGCGGACTGGTCCTCCACACGCTTCAGACGCTCGTTCAGAGCCTTGAGGGCCAGTTGTCTGGAaggaagagggaaagagagacgTTCTTCATCAATCCCATAAGGaagtgctgctgcacaacaacGGAGGCCTGCTTGTGATTGGTGCAGCGCTCCTGTGTAAATCTAATGCTTCCATGGCATCACTGTGCTTTAATAACAGTATGAAATACGTCCAGTAAAGTGAGccatgtgggaaaaaaaaaaagacaagagaacTTTGCTGTCAAGACAATTAAAGTGAGTCATCTCTCATCTGTTACACAAACACAACGTCCCTACACACGCAGATCacagtaggggtgggaaaagAAATcatagtgatttttttttgtgacgaTTTTTAAAATTGATTCTTTTTCCTAGAATTTTTAACCAacgattcacctaaatattttctgtttataccgTACCGCCGACGGCGACTACgtcatatccgtttccagcaaaacagcccgaaagcagaaaatgcatgtTATGAACTTCTttagaaatgaaataaatgtcagactgactgtttgacatgtgatgtgcattcttcttagaaaacaattagtttttagaaatgtctcatgatatattgtctctagaagtgtattattcaacttttgtttttgttaaagaaggaaaagaaaatcacaatagtcaatactatcgaatcccaatacttctagaattgcaataaatgaaaatcacaatacaaattaaatcAGCACCCATttatcgtgaaagaatcaaatCGGGACAAAAACATATCGTCCCAGCCATAGAGCACAGGGCAAGCGCAGTGCCATTGGAGCAGTTttgggggttcagtgccttaGTTAAGGGCATCTGGCCCAATAGATTGTACTACAATAGATGTAGTGCAAATGTCCTGACTTTGATGTTAATGTTCAGTCTCTTGTCTTGTttcaattgacaaaaaaaagctcAGATACCTGTGGCATCAGAGCTGTAGCTTGCCAGCAATGACAATGTTTACATGGACTGTGAATGTGAttagggctgggttaaaataattgattctccaattaaaatcaatctttgtttgagtgatctgatatcGCATAATGACATCCTGAAATCAATCTTTTAATATATGCCTTTTCACCATGGATGTGGGGAATTGACCCCCTTTTTAGTCTAATCTACTGGCCTGCAATCTACTGACCTTTTTGTACCCGAGGTGAGTAAGGcgtttcccaaaaaaaaaaatcaacagcaaCAGAAATTCTTATTCTCTGCCATGTTAGGTGGACTACACAATTAGAATACACTGATAACTGTGTGAACTCACAATTAAGATATCCAACTAGTTACTTggtagtaaaaaaataataataataatctgggAAATAACACACTTTTCGCTGATATTGTCCTTTAATACTGACAATCAGAAGAAGAATAGGCAATTTAACAAAATGAATTATGTCATTTTTGAAATGTAATTCGTCCTTTGTTGATTAAAGTACCAATTACTTTTTAAATCATCACAATAAGGTGCATTTCTCATTCAGCAGACCTCTCAATAAAAAAAGCTTACAGAATGCCTTAGCGTCATTCACGTGGCAGCCATGTTTAATGTGCGTCATACTGGAGGAAGGAAACTCTAACAAGAAGATTGgattgcagactgaaacaatgAAGTTCAACCAGTTTACCAGTTTACGGACACAAATTTACACTCATTTGATATCACAACATTTTCCAACTGGGAAGTGGCTGAACAcgtgcaggtgtgtttttgtctttaaatCGACACTCGTGGAAGAAAGTCCCCCAGTCTGGGGTCAAACCGATGTTGTGGTTATCTGATATGCGACTTCACCATACGGCTAACGGgactctcatctctctctcgcctctccccctcccccccctccaacTTATcaataaaagtataaaatacCCCTTGGCAATTACAGGAACAcaggtctgtgtgtatgtgtgtttgaaagAGAGAGCAATGATATCTATCTGTAACTGAATCTGTATGACAGCTTGGAAGTGTGTCTGCCAGACAATGGGAACAGGAGGAAAAACAAACCTCTGACATCTAGtgaatgtgcgtaagagtgtgtgtgccgTAAGGCTGCGTTCAGACGAGATCTGGCGCTGCGGCTAAAAAAGCCAGTCCTCCCATTCATTTGAATGTGGGTAGTCGGTTTAGGCTGTGGCAGTGGGGCCACAGgggatgtcgaaaaaaataaataaaatacctgCAGCGGCCTGGGATGAAAAGTTTGGAGaaacaacttttggagaaacacaaccagacgtcacgctgcggtggccaataACATAACTGCTGATCAGACCGGCACAACAGACTGAATTGTAACGTTGCTGTTTCACGTGTAGTCACTCAATTTGGCCTTGTGCACCAGTTTAGAAAGCACCGTTCTGATAGACCTCGTATCCTGGTAGTTATTTAAGAAAAATCCCTCGTAGGACCCAGCATACTAGCACCATAATGGAAATACAAACGCGCAAATAGAAAGACCCACACCGCCGCACAACCCTGTGTCTAATAGCTGCAACGCCAGCTTTTATGTGAATGCTGCCTTAGCATTAACATGTACATCATGAACTGTTGAGAACTGAGGAGTAGGACTGAAAAAGAGCACAGAGGCTcagcttttcaacattttttattaaattaatcaaaaaTGAAATGTGAAGGATCACGAGGGAACCTCAATCACACTTGACCCTAATTGGCCAGTATCAGATATTTAAAAACTAGGCACACCAATATATCAGACCATCCTTTGCATGAGATCAGTTTATAAGCATGCGGATGTAAATCTTTAACTCTTTTTTTGCTCTGACTCACCTCCTCCTTTCTGCATCTTGTGGGTCCGTCCCTGGCAGGCTGATAGTGATGGAGGAGGGCGCCCCCACGTCGTACCTCTTCACCATCTTCCTGCACACCTTCACCTTCACCAGGGCGGAGTGGACCAGCCCCGCCAGCAGCCCCACGGCCGGCTGCAGCGCCTCAGGAAAGAAACTAGCGAAGGCAAAGTGGTCCGACATGTCCCCACGGCCCCGGCTGTGCCTCTGGTAGAAGCGCAGGTAGACCCAGCCGGACAGGGCACCATAGCTGTATGCAGCCAGGGGGGCCGAGCTGTCGAGCAGGCCTGCCAGGCGCA
This genomic interval from Perca fluviatilis chromosome 5, GENO_Pfluv_1.0, whole genome shotgun sequence contains the following:
- the tmem115 gene encoding transmembrane protein 115, yielding MNRYLPVARQHFLAALASTSVVVKSISAVVVLLYLLSWAVDTPYALGVTPGYLFPPNFWVWTLVTHGVVEQHVWGVVANVGIVMACGRLLEPLWGALELLIFFAVVNISAGLLAGLSYLLTYVATFDLDYLFAVRAYGAAGFLGGVLVALKQTMGDTTVLRVPQVRLKAAPALVLLLLALLRLAGLLDSSAPLAAYSYGALSGWVYLRFYQRHSRGRGDMSDHFAFASFFPEALQPAVGLLAGLVHSALVKVKVCRKMVKRYDVGAPSSITISLPGTDPQDAERRRQLALKALNERLKRVEDQSAWPSMDDEEDDDDDEVRTDTQPLLPGGRDPSSTPRPAAGGPVGGSLSSTSSSSMSQSSGGPSTGGAQHPESSIISFEDAPSRS